Proteins encoded by one window of Pseudomonas tructae:
- the recG gene encoding ATP-dependent DNA helicase RecG — MPQLSQVSVTALKGVGEAMAEKLAKVGLENLQDVLFHLPLRYQDRTRVVPIGALRPGQDAVIEGVVSGTDVVMGKRRSLLVRLGDGSGVLSLRFYHFSNAQKEGLKRGTHLRCYGEARPGASGLEIYHPEYRALTGDEPAPVEQTLTPIYPTTEGLTQQRLRQLCQQSLALLGPRSLPDWLPEELARDYQLAPLDDAIRYLHHPPADADVDELAEGHHWAQHRLAFEELLTHQLSQQRLRESLRAQRAPVLPKASRLPQQYLANLGFAPTGAQQRVGNEIAYDLSQPEPMLRLVQGDVGAGKTVVAALAALQALEAGYQVALMAPTEILAEQHFITFKRWLEPLGIEVAWLAGKLKGKARTSALEQIAAGAPMVVGTHALFQEEVKFNNLALAIIDEQHRFGVQQRLALRQKGVGGQLCPHQLIMTATPIPRTLAMSAYADLDTSILDELPPGRTPVNTLLVADSRRFEVVERVRAACAEGRQTYWVCTLIEESEELTCQAAETTFEELGSALGELRVGLIHGRMKPAEKAAVMAEFKQGNLQLLVATTVIEVGVDVPNASLMIIENPERLGLAQLHQLRGRVGRGSTASHCVLLYHPPLSQIGRERLGIMRETNDGFIIAEKDLELRGPGEMLGTRQTGLLQFKVADLMRDADLLPAVRDAAQALLARWPTHVSPLLERWLRHGQQYGQV, encoded by the coding sequence ATGCCGCAGTTGTCCCAGGTCTCGGTGACCGCACTCAAGGGCGTGGGCGAAGCCATGGCCGAGAAACTCGCCAAGGTAGGCCTGGAAAACCTTCAGGACGTGCTGTTCCATCTGCCGCTGCGCTATCAGGACCGCACCCGTGTGGTGCCTATCGGCGCCCTGCGTCCGGGTCAGGATGCGGTTATCGAAGGCGTGGTCAGTGGCACCGACGTGGTCATGGGCAAGCGCCGCAGCCTGCTGGTGCGCCTGGGCGACGGCAGCGGTGTGCTCAGCCTGCGCTTTTACCACTTCAGCAACGCACAGAAGGAAGGCCTCAAGCGTGGCACCCACCTGCGCTGCTACGGTGAGGCACGCCCCGGTGCCTCGGGCCTGGAGATCTACCACCCGGAGTACCGAGCGCTGACAGGCGACGAGCCGGCGCCAGTGGAACAGACCCTGACACCGATCTACCCGACCACCGAGGGCCTGACCCAGCAGCGCCTGCGCCAGCTATGCCAGCAAAGCCTGGCGCTGCTCGGCCCGCGCAGCCTGCCGGATTGGCTGCCGGAGGAACTGGCCCGGGACTATCAATTGGCGCCGCTGGACGATGCGATCCGCTACCTGCATCACCCACCGGCCGACGCCGATGTCGATGAGCTTGCCGAAGGCCACCATTGGGCCCAGCACCGCCTGGCGTTCGAAGAACTGCTGACCCACCAGCTGTCCCAGCAGCGCCTGCGCGAAAGCCTGCGGGCCCAGCGTGCGCCGGTCCTGCCCAAGGCCAGCCGCCTGCCGCAGCAGTACCTGGCCAACCTGGGCTTTGCGCCGACCGGTGCCCAGCAGCGGGTTGGCAACGAGATCGCCTACGACCTCAGCCAGCCCGAACCGATGCTGCGCCTGGTCCAGGGCGATGTCGGCGCAGGCAAGACCGTGGTCGCCGCCCTTGCCGCCCTGCAGGCACTGGAGGCCGGTTACCAGGTGGCCCTGATGGCACCCACCGAGATCCTCGCCGAACAGCATTTCATTACCTTCAAGCGCTGGCTGGAGCCGCTGGGCATCGAAGTCGCCTGGCTGGCCGGCAAGCTCAAGGGCAAGGCCCGCACCAGCGCCCTGGAACAGATCGCCGCCGGCGCACCGATGGTGGTCGGCACCCACGCCTTGTTCCAGGAAGAAGTGAAGTTCAACAACCTGGCCCTGGCGATCATCGACGAGCAGCATCGCTTCGGCGTGCAGCAACGCCTGGCCCTGCGCCAGAAAGGCGTTGGCGGTCAGCTCTGCCCGCACCAGCTGATCATGACCGCCACACCGATCCCGCGCACCCTGGCGATGAGTGCCTACGCCGACCTGGACACCTCGATCCTCGACGAGCTGCCGCCAGGTCGTACGCCGGTGAATACCCTGCTGGTGGCTGACAGCCGGCGTTTCGAGGTGGTCGAGCGGGTCCGCGCGGCCTGCGCCGAAGGGCGCCAGACTTACTGGGTATGCACCCTGATCGAAGAATCCGAAGAGCTGACCTGCCAAGCCGCCGAGACCACCTTCGAGGAACTCGGCAGCGCCTTGGGCGAATTACGCGTCGGCTTGATCCACGGGCGCATGAAACCCGCCGAAAAAGCCGCAGTGATGGCCGAGTTCAAGCAGGGCAACCTGCAACTGCTGGTGGCGACCACAGTGATCGAGGTCGGGGTCGACGTGCCCAACGCCAGCCTGATGATCATCGAGAACCCCGAGCGCCTGGGCCTGGCCCAGTTGCACCAGTTGCGCGGCCGGGTCGGCCGTGGCAGCACGGCAAGCCACTGCGTGTTGCTCTATCACCCGCCATTGTCGCAGATTGGCCGCGAACGCCTGGGTATCATGCGCGAAACCAACGATGGTTTCATCATCGCCGAGAAAGACCTGGAGCTGCGTGGCCCCGGCGAAATGCTCGGCACCCGCCAGACTGGCCTGCTGCAATTCAAGGTCGCCGATCTGATGCGCGACGCCGACCTGTTACCCGCCGTGCGTGATGCCGCCCAGGCCCTGCTGGCGCGCTGGCCGACGCACGTGAGCCCGCTGCTAGAACGCTGGCTGCGTCACGGCCAGCAATATGGCCAAGTGTGA
- a CDS encoding aminoacyl-tRNA deacylase and HDOD domain-containing protein, which yields MTEVALDTATPHAPSVIRLLLGKLGIAYREVLDHPHLLPERKVQAVLLDDAVGALMVLFPQEQLLDLSRLTELTGRKLAAVPLERLKHMLDKHGLKILPGIPALTSSPCLYEESLLKPERLLIHSGEAGLLLEIERDDFKKMLSKASAGNFGEPLSNIRPNLDRPGDDREEITQAVQAFTARRIQQRLESTIEIPPLAETAQKIIKLRVDPNATIDDITGVVETDPALAAQVVSWAASPYYASPGKIRSVEDAIVRVLGFDLVINLALGLALGKTLSLPKDHPQQTTPYWQQSIYTAAVIEGLTRAMPRAERPESGLTYLAGLLHNFGYLLLAHVFPPHFSLICRHLEVNPHLCHSYVEQHLLGISREQIGAWLMRYWDMPDELSTALRFQHDPTYDGNYAAFPNLVCLAVRLLRSRGIGSGPQESIPDELLERLNLTREKAEDVVNKVLEAEAMLRELASQFSQH from the coding sequence ATGACTGAAGTTGCTCTGGATACCGCAACCCCCCACGCGCCGTCTGTTATCCGGTTGCTGCTCGGCAAGCTCGGCATTGCCTATCGTGAAGTGCTGGACCATCCGCACCTGCTGCCCGAGCGCAAGGTCCAGGCCGTCTTGCTTGACGATGCCGTGGGGGCCCTGATGGTGCTGTTCCCGCAGGAGCAGTTGCTTGACCTCAGCCGCCTGACCGAACTGACCGGACGCAAGTTAGCCGCCGTGCCACTGGAACGCCTCAAGCACATGCTCGACAAGCACGGCCTGAAGATCCTTCCGGGGATTCCGGCGCTGACCAGCTCACCATGCCTGTACGAAGAAAGCCTGCTAAAGCCCGAGCGCCTGCTGATTCACTCTGGTGAAGCCGGCTTGCTGTTGGAAATTGAGCGCGACGACTTCAAGAAGATGCTCAGTAAAGCCAGCGCCGGTAATTTCGGCGAACCACTGAGCAACATCCGCCCCAACCTCGACCGCCCGGGCGACGACCGCGAAGAGATTACCCAAGCCGTCCAGGCATTTACAGCCCGACGCATCCAGCAACGCCTGGAAAGCACCATCGAGATCCCGCCGCTGGCGGAAACCGCGCAGAAGATCATCAAGCTGCGGGTCGACCCCAATGCCACCATCGACGACATCACCGGCGTGGTCGAAACCGACCCGGCCCTGGCCGCGCAAGTGGTCAGCTGGGCGGCATCCCCCTATTACGCCTCACCGGGCAAGATCCGCTCGGTGGAAGATGCCATCGTGCGCGTGCTGGGCTTTGACCTGGTGATCAACCTGGCCCTGGGCCTGGCCCTGGGCAAGACCCTCAGCCTGCCCAAGGACCACCCGCAACAGACCACACCGTACTGGCAGCAGTCGATCTACACCGCAGCGGTGATCGAAGGCCTGACCCGCGCCATGCCACGAGCCGAGCGCCCGGAATCGGGCCTGACCTACCTGGCCGGGCTGCTGCACAACTTCGGCTACCTGTTGCTGGCACACGTGTTCCCGCCGCACTTCTCGCTGATCTGCCGGCACCTGGAGGTCAACCCGCACCTGTGCCACAGCTATGTCGAGCAACATTTGCTGGGCATCAGCCGCGAGCAGATCGGCGCCTGGTTGATGCGTTACTGGGACATGCCGGACGAGCTGTCCACTGCCCTGCGCTTCCAGCACGACCCGACCTATGACGGCAACTACGCCGCCTTCCCCAACCTGGTGTGCCTGGCGGTGCGCCTGTTGCGTTCGCGCGGGATCGGCTCGGGTCCGCAGGAAAGCATCCCCGATGAGCTGCTGGAGCGTCTGAACCTGACCCGCGAAAAGGCCGAGGACGTGGTCAACAAGGTGCTGGAGGCCGAAGCCATGCTCCGTGAGCTGGCCTCGCAGTTCAGCCAGCACTGA
- a CDS encoding helicase: MKFRFLLWAMGLLMAKASRNNPAFQQQLADKDLVFQLQTLDGKAARHFIVKDLRISSKSGTHPAPAFAIAFKDAAFGFTTLQAKNKQLAFMQGIQDKSIQIKGNPALVIWFQGLMKYLKPKKKA; the protein is encoded by the coding sequence ATGAAGTTTCGCTTTCTCCTTTGGGCCATGGGCCTGCTGATGGCCAAGGCCAGCCGCAACAACCCTGCCTTCCAGCAGCAACTGGCCGACAAGGATCTGGTGTTCCAACTGCAGACCCTCGATGGCAAGGCCGCTCGCCATTTCATCGTCAAGGACCTGCGCATCAGCAGCAAATCTGGCACCCATCCTGCGCCGGCCTTCGCCATCGCCTTCAAGGATGCGGCGTTCGGCTTTACCACCTTGCAGGCCAAGAACAAGCAGCTGGCCTTCATGCAGGGGATTCAGGACAAGAGCATCCAGATCAAGGGCAATCCGGCGTTGGTGATCTGGTTCCAGGGCCTGATGAAGTACCTGAAACCGAAAAAGAAGGCCTGA
- a CDS encoding SEL1-like repeat protein, whose amino-acid sequence MNGFMLTWRQWFCSFALLAGATTCAAAPVDMPDCSDNDFGAFFSAFAKSEALQQSLVADPLIEQRIYPGRKQPRVSIRKLPPEQRPSLALLQPAKRAELGLVIEQEGTRQVVLRDSKGELLKVYTFTRGQCWVLSRIDDWSLEGFFTGRKEKVAGGLDVERASIYEDLGRAGLYDMPGHLMNAALHSLLSAAAKGNNEAAVQAVILIFSGEAERLPDSTIVQLLESAMSTERDAGAMLAHFVCYGEEYAENLTCQNPGKALLALQQSAKLESPRGLVELGYAYELGKLGQQDNARAMACYQQAALEASAYRDSAVDGIKRLSDKGVAEEASQSCQ is encoded by the coding sequence ATGAACGGCTTTATGCTGACCTGGCGGCAGTGGTTCTGCTCGTTTGCGCTGTTGGCCGGGGCGACAACCTGTGCTGCCGCCCCGGTGGACATGCCGGACTGCTCCGACAACGACTTCGGCGCTTTCTTCAGTGCTTTTGCCAAAAGCGAAGCGCTTCAGCAATCGCTGGTAGCCGATCCGCTGATCGAGCAACGGATCTACCCTGGGCGCAAGCAACCGCGTGTGTCGATTCGCAAGCTGCCACCGGAGCAGCGTCCGTCCCTGGCGTTGCTACAGCCGGCCAAACGCGCCGAACTGGGGCTGGTGATCGAACAGGAGGGCACACGGCAAGTGGTGCTGCGCGACAGCAAGGGTGAGCTTCTCAAGGTCTACACCTTTACCCGCGGCCAGTGCTGGGTGTTGAGCCGGATCGACGACTGGTCCCTGGAAGGCTTCTTCACCGGACGCAAGGAGAAGGTCGCCGGCGGGTTGGATGTCGAGCGTGCCAGCATCTATGAGGACCTGGGCAGGGCAGGGCTTTACGACATGCCAGGGCACCTGATGAACGCTGCCCTCCACAGCCTGCTCAGTGCCGCTGCCAAGGGCAATAACGAGGCTGCGGTACAGGCGGTCATTCTGATTTTTTCGGGTGAGGCCGAGCGGCTGCCGGATTCGACGATCGTGCAGCTCCTGGAGTCGGCCATGAGCACTGAGCGCGACGCTGGTGCCATGCTGGCGCACTTTGTTTGCTACGGCGAAGAATACGCTGAGAACCTGACCTGCCAAAACCCGGGCAAAGCGCTGCTCGCCTTGCAGCAGTCGGCGAAGCTGGAGTCACCCAGAGGGCTGGTGGAGCTTGGCTATGCCTATGAGCTGGGCAAGCTTGGCCAGCAGGACAATGCCCGCGCTATGGCCTGCTACCAGCAAGCCGCCCTCGAGGCGAGCGCTTACCGCGATAGCGCCGTGGACGGCATCAAGCGCCTGAGTGATAAAGGCGTAGCCGAAGAGGCCTCGCAGTCATGCCAGTAA
- a CDS encoding HU family DNA-binding protein, which produces MRKPELAAAIAEKADLTKEQANRVLNAVLEEITGALHRKDSVTLVGFGTFLQRHRGARTGKNPQTGEPVKIKASNTVAFKPGKSLKDSVNP; this is translated from the coding sequence ATGCGTAAACCAGAACTCGCCGCCGCCATCGCGGAAAAGGCTGATCTCACCAAAGAGCAAGCTAATCGTGTGCTCAACGCCGTGCTCGAAGAAATCACCGGCGCCCTGCATCGCAAGGACAGCGTGACGTTGGTCGGCTTCGGTACCTTCCTGCAGCGTCACCGCGGTGCCCGCACTGGCAAAAACCCGCAAACCGGCGAGCCGGTGAAGATCAAGGCCAGCAACACTGTTGCATTCAAACCAGGCAAATCCCTGAAGGACAGCGTCAATCCGTGA
- a CDS encoding NAD(P)/FAD-dependent oxidoreductase: MTAPVVIVGTGLAGYNLAREFRKLDGETPLLLITADDGRSYSKPMLSTGFAKNKDADGLSMAEPGAMAEQLKAEVRTHTRISGIDPGHKRLWIGEEQVPYRDLILAWGAETVRVPVEGDAAGLIFPINDLEDYARFRTAAAGKQRVLILGAGLIGCEFANDMSLGGYQVELVAPCEQVMPTLLHPLAAGAVQAGLEGLGVRFHLGPVLTRLHHRDQGLEAHLSDGSVVACDLVVSAVGLRPRIDLAAAAGLQVNRGVVVDRQLRTSHANIFALGDCAEVDGLNLLYVMPLMNCARALAQTLAGNPTAVAYGPMPVTVKTPACPLVVSPPPHGREGQWSVEGQGADLKVLCHDADGQLLGYALTGTAVMEKLALNRQLPALMA, encoded by the coding sequence ATGACGGCTCCAGTGGTGATTGTCGGTACGGGTCTGGCGGGATACAACCTGGCCCGCGAATTTCGCAAGCTCGACGGTGAAACGCCGCTGTTGCTGATCACCGCCGACGATGGCCGCTCCTACTCCAAGCCGATGCTTTCCACCGGTTTCGCCAAGAACAAGGATGCCGACGGCCTGAGCATGGCCGAGCCGGGTGCCATGGCCGAGCAACTCAAGGCCGAAGTGCGCACCCACACCCGCATCAGCGGCATCGACCCGGGCCATAAGCGCCTGTGGATCGGCGAAGAGCAGGTGCCCTATCGCGACCTGATTCTGGCCTGGGGCGCTGAAACCGTGCGGGTACCGGTCGAAGGTGATGCCGCCGGGCTGATCTTCCCGATCAACGACCTCGAAGACTATGCCCGCTTCCGCACCGCAGCGGCCGGCAAGCAACGGGTGCTGATACTCGGTGCGGGCCTGATCGGTTGCGAGTTCGCCAATGATATGAGCCTGGGTGGTTATCAGGTCGAGCTGGTGGCGCCCTGCGAGCAGGTCATGCCGACCCTGCTCCATCCGCTGGCCGCAGGTGCCGTGCAGGCCGGCCTCGAAGGGCTGGGCGTACGCTTTCACCTGGGACCGGTGCTGACCCGCTTGCACCACCGGGACCAGGGCCTTGAAGCGCACCTGTCCGACGGCAGCGTGGTTGCCTGCGACCTGGTGGTGTCGGCGGTCGGCCTGCGTCCACGCATCGACCTGGCCGCGGCAGCCGGGTTGCAGGTCAACCGTGGTGTGGTGGTCGATCGCCAGCTGCGTACCTCGCATGCCAATATATTCGCCCTGGGCGACTGCGCCGAAGTCGACGGCCTCAACCTGTTGTACGTGATGCCGCTGATGAACTGTGCACGGGCCCTGGCCCAAACCCTGGCAGGCAACCCGACAGCAGTTGCCTACGGGCCGATGCCGGTCACGGTGAAAACCCCGGCCTGCCCACTGGTGGTGTCGCCCCCGCCCCATGGCCGCGAAGGCCAGTGGAGTGTTGAAGGCCAGGGCGCTGACCTCAAGGTGCTCTGCCACGATGCTGATGGCCAGTTGCTGGGCTACGCCCTGACTGGCACTGCGGTCATGGAAAAGCTGGCTCTAAATCGGCAACTTCCGGCGCTTATGGCGTAA
- a CDS encoding rubredoxin, whose protein sequence is MKKWQCIVCGLIYNEADGWPDDGIAPGTKWEDVPEDWLCPDCGVGKMDFEMIEIN, encoded by the coding sequence ATGAAAAAGTGGCAATGCATCGTTTGTGGCCTGATCTACAACGAAGCTGACGGTTGGCCGGATGACGGCATTGCTCCAGGCACCAAGTGGGAAGACGTACCCGAAGACTGGCTGTGCCCGGACTGCGGCGTCGGCAAGATGGACTTCGAGATGATCGAAATCAACTGA
- a CDS encoding chorismate lyase, which translates to MPYETLQAPAALWLQHPDVADSPPPATRDWLYDQGSLTRRLIQLSADHFSVTPLCEGWQCLRNDECLALELPLGSEGWVREVYLRGHGQPWVFARSVAARSSLESGGLDLEALGSRSLGELLFCEQGFVRRPIEVCHYPHAWLPLEQSHEGLWGRRSRFDRGAMSVLVAEVFLPTLWTAAETPSETR; encoded by the coding sequence GTGCCGTACGAAACATTGCAAGCACCCGCTGCACTCTGGTTGCAGCACCCTGACGTGGCAGACAGCCCCCCGCCAGCGACCCGCGACTGGTTGTACGACCAGGGCTCCCTGACCCGCCGCCTGATTCAATTATCCGCCGATCACTTTTCTGTGACACCCCTTTGCGAGGGTTGGCAGTGCCTGCGCAACGACGAATGCCTGGCCCTTGAGCTGCCGTTGGGCAGCGAAGGCTGGGTGCGCGAGGTGTATCTGCGCGGTCATGGCCAGCCCTGGGTATTCGCCCGCAGCGTGGCCGCGCGCAGTTCGCTGGAAAGTGGAGGCCTGGATCTGGAAGCCCTGGGCAGCCGCTCGCTGGGCGAGTTGCTGTTCTGTGAGCAGGGTTTCGTCCGCCGGCCCATCGAGGTCTGCCACTATCCGCACGCCTGGCTGCCGCTGGAGCAGAGCCATGAAGGCTTGTGGGGACGCCGCTCGCGCTTCGACCGCGGCGCCATGAGTGTGCTGGTGGCCGAGGTGTTCTTGCCTACACTGTGGACTGCCGCCGAAACACCTTCGGAGACCCGCTGA
- the ubiA gene encoding 4-hydroxybenzoate octaprenyltransferase: MYLQLLKSLNRLHPRAWDFIQLSRMDRPIGIYLLLWPTLSAVWIAAKGAPTLAHVLIFTLGVVLMRAAGCAINDFADRKVDGHVKRTADRPLAAGRINAREALTLFAVLVGVSFLLVLCTNATTVWLSFGAVALAACYPFMKRYTYYPQVVLGAAYSWGIPMAFTAATGELPAIAWLLYIANLLWTVGYDTYYAMVDRDDDLKIGVKSTAILFGEADRVIILTLQVLSLGCLLLAGNRFELGAWFHLGLVAALLCFAWEFWATRKLDRESCFKAFLHNHWAGLLVFVGIVLDYSF, from the coding sequence ATGTATCTGCAGTTGCTCAAGTCGCTCAATCGCCTGCACCCAAGGGCCTGGGACTTCATCCAGCTCAGCCGGATGGACCGCCCTATCGGCATCTACCTGCTGCTGTGGCCAACGCTTTCGGCGGTGTGGATTGCCGCCAAGGGCGCGCCGACGCTGGCCCATGTGCTGATCTTCACCCTTGGCGTGGTACTGATGCGCGCGGCCGGTTGTGCCATCAACGACTTTGCCGACCGCAAGGTCGATGGCCACGTCAAACGCACCGCCGATCGCCCCCTGGCCGCCGGCAGGATCAACGCCCGCGAAGCACTGACCCTGTTTGCCGTGCTGGTCGGGGTGAGTTTCCTGCTGGTGCTGTGCACCAACGCCACAACTGTGTGGCTGTCGTTCGGCGCGGTGGCGCTGGCGGCCTGCTACCCGTTCATGAAGCGCTACACCTACTACCCGCAGGTGGTGCTGGGCGCAGCATACTCCTGGGGCATCCCCATGGCCTTCACCGCGGCTACCGGCGAGTTGCCGGCCATCGCCTGGCTGCTGTACATCGCCAACCTGCTGTGGACCGTGGGCTACGACACCTATTACGCCATGGTCGACCGCGACGACGACCTGAAAATCGGGGTCAAATCCACCGCGATCCTGTTCGGCGAGGCCGATCGGGTGATCATTCTGACCCTGCAGGTACTGTCACTGGGTTGCCTGCTGCTGGCCGGCAATCGCTTCGAACTGGGCGCCTGGTTCCACCTCGGGCTGGTAGCGGCGCTGCTGTGCTTTGCCTGGGAGTTCTGGGCCACGCGCAAGCTGGACCGCGAGTCGTGCTTCAAGGCCTTCTTGCACAACCACTGGGCGGGGTTGCTGGTGTTTGTCGGGATCGTGCTGGACTACAGCTTCTGA
- a CDS encoding COG4315 family predicted lipoprotein, with amino-acid sequence MTRHTLNWMALCAAVSLALPGVALAHHAMEKDGMWVDHSGMTLYTFDKDAGGKSMCNGDCASNWPPLKVDAGEKAEGKWTQIKRDDGSMQWAYDGKPLYTFVKDKKAGDMTGDGMKDVWHVAKP; translated from the coding sequence ATGACACGACATACGCTGAACTGGATGGCCCTCTGCGCAGCAGTATCCTTGGCACTGCCAGGAGTAGCCTTGGCCCATCATGCCATGGAGAAAGACGGCATGTGGGTCGACCATAGCGGTATGACGTTGTACACCTTCGACAAGGATGCTGGCGGAAAATCCATGTGCAATGGTGACTGTGCCAGCAACTGGCCGCCGTTGAAGGTGGATGCCGGTGAAAAGGCCGAGGGCAAGTGGACGCAGATCAAGCGCGATGACGGCTCGATGCAATGGGCCTATGACGGCAAGCCGTTGTACACCTTCGTCAAGGACAAGAAGGCGGGGGATATGACGGGAGATGGCATGAAAGACGTTTGGCATGTTGCCAAGCCGTAA
- the phoB gene encoding phosphate regulon transcriptional regulator PhoB, whose translation MVGRNILIVDDEAPIREMIAVALEMAGYDCLEAENSQQAHAIIVDRKPDLILLDWMLPGTSGIELARRLKRDELTGDIPIIMLTAKGEEDNKIQGLEVGADDYITKPFSPRELVARLKAVLRRAGPSDGEAPIEVGGLLLDPISHRVTIDGKPAEMGPTEYRLLQFFMTHQERAYTRGQLLDQVWGGNVYVEERTVDVHIRRLRKALGDAYENLVQTVRGTGYRFSTKS comes from the coding sequence ATGGTTGGCAGGAACATTCTGATCGTTGACGACGAAGCGCCAATTCGCGAGATGATCGCCGTTGCATTGGAAATGGCCGGCTATGACTGCCTGGAAGCGGAAAACTCCCAGCAGGCCCACGCCATTATCGTCGACCGCAAGCCGGACCTGATCCTGCTCGACTGGATGCTCCCGGGCACCTCAGGCATCGAGCTGGCCAGGCGCCTCAAGCGTGATGAGCTGACCGGCGACATCCCGATCATCATGCTTACCGCCAAGGGCGAGGAAGACAACAAGATCCAGGGCCTGGAAGTGGGCGCCGATGACTACATCACCAAGCCATTCTCGCCGCGCGAGCTGGTGGCGCGGCTCAAGGCCGTGCTGCGCCGCGCAGGCCCAAGCGATGGCGAAGCGCCGATCGAGGTCGGCGGCCTGCTGCTCGACCCGATCAGCCACCGTGTGACCATCGACGGCAAACCGGCCGAAATGGGCCCGACCGAATACCGTTTGCTGCAGTTCTTCATGACCCACCAGGAGCGCGCCTACACCCGCGGCCAACTGCTGGACCAGGTCTGGGGCGGCAACGTCTATGTCGAAGAGCGCACGGTCGATGTGCACATCCGCCGCCTGCGCAAGGCGCTGGGTGATGCCTACGAAAATCTGGTACAAACCGTCCGCGGCACCGGTTACCGCTTCTCTACCAAGAGCTGA